The following coding sequences are from one Niveibacterium umoris window:
- a CDS encoding helix-turn-helix transcriptional regulator, which produces MQDNPKQFPQGGYVPQLRYLIDLKRTQAVLGVSRAKVYDMLAKGELPAPVKVGASTRFYADEIAAFIDALPRATKGGVQ; this is translated from the coding sequence ATGCAAGACAATCCAAAGCAGTTCCCGCAAGGCGGCTACGTGCCGCAGCTGCGCTATCTCATCGACCTGAAGCGGACTCAAGCGGTCCTCGGTGTCTCACGCGCGAAGGTCTATGACATGCTGGCGAAGGGCGAACTGCCCGCGCCCGTTAAGGTCGGCGCCTCGACCCGCTTCTATGCCGACGAGATTGCTGCCTTCATCGACGCTTTGCCCCGTGCGACGAAAGGGGGCGTTCAATGA
- a CDS encoding aspartate kinase — protein sequence MALIVQKYGGTSVGSTDRIKNVAKRIARFQKDGHQVVVVVSAMTGETNRLIALAKEMQAAPDPRELDVVVSTGEQVTIGLLSMALMDLGVSARSYTGHQVRILTDNSHTKARILKIDEDPIRADLEEGRVVVVAGFQGVDEAGNITTLGRGGSDTTGVALAAALHADECQIYTDVDGVYTTDPRIVPEARKLDRITFEEMLEMASLGSKVLQIRSVEFAGKYKVKLRVLSSFQEEGEGTLITVEEDSSMEQPIISGIAFNRDEAKLTVLGVPDRPGIAYQILGPIADANLDVDMIIQNVGRDGTTDFSFTVNRSEFEKARAVLEEVKAHIGAREVVGDKGICKVSAVGVGMRSHPGVASKMFRTLAEEGINIQMISTSEIKISVVIDEKYLELAVRVLHKAFELDQEGA from the coding sequence ATGGCACTGATAGTTCAAAAGTATGGCGGCACTTCCGTTGGTTCAACGGACCGAATCAAGAACGTGGCCAAGCGGATCGCACGCTTCCAGAAGGACGGCCACCAAGTCGTGGTTGTGGTTTCTGCGATGACGGGCGAGACCAATCGGCTGATTGCCTTGGCCAAGGAAATGCAAGCCGCGCCCGATCCGCGTGAGCTGGATGTGGTTGTTTCGACGGGCGAGCAGGTGACTATCGGCTTGTTGTCGATGGCGCTTATGGATCTTGGCGTGAGTGCGAGAAGCTATACCGGGCATCAGGTCCGTATCTTGACCGACAACTCACACACAAAGGCCCGCATCCTCAAGATCGACGAAGATCCGATTCGGGCGGATCTCGAAGAGGGGCGTGTTGTTGTAGTCGCCGGCTTCCAGGGTGTTGACGAGGCTGGCAACATCACAACGCTTGGACGGGGGGGGTCGGATACCACCGGGGTCGCACTGGCGGCGGCGTTGCACGCCGATGAGTGTCAGATCTACACCGATGTCGACGGGGTGTACACGACTGACCCGCGTATTGTCCCCGAGGCGAGAAAGCTCGATCGCATTACCTTCGAGGAAATGCTCGAAATGGCGAGTCTCGGCTCCAAGGTGTTGCAGATCCGTTCGGTCGAATTTGCCGGCAAGTACAAAGTGAAACTGCGCGTGTTGTCGAGCTTCCAGGAGGAAGGCGAGGGCACGTTGATAACTGTTGAGGAAGATAGCAGCATGGAACAGCCGATCATCTCCGGGATTGCCTTCAACCGTGACGAGGCGAAGCTCACCGTGCTTGGTGTGCCTGACAGGCCCGGCATCGCCTACCAAATTCTTGGTCCTATCGCTGATGCCAACCTTGACGTGGATATGATCATCCAAAACGTTGGTCGTGATGGAACAACGGATTTCTCGTTCACGGTCAATCGCTCCGAGTTCGAAAAGGCACGTGCCGTCCTCGAAGAAGTGAAGGCGCACATCGGTGCGCGCGAGGTTGTGGGCGATAAGGGTATCTGCAAGGTTTCGGCGGTCGGGGTCGGCATGCGCTCCCATCCTGGCGTCGCAAGCAAGATGTTCCGCACGCTCGCAGAGGAAGGCATCAACATTCAGATGATCTCGACCTCGGAGATCAAGATATCCGTCGTGATCGACGAGAAGTATCTTGAACTCGCCGTGAGGGTCTTGCACAAGGCCTTTGAACTCGATCAAGAGGGCGCGTAA
- the nuoN gene encoding NADH-quinone oxidoreductase subunit NuoN, giving the protein MEFVLPDFRLATPEIFIACAALFVLMVTSFKKQGARTAAFWLCEITLLGAFVLILGSGDVQRSLTFGGMYIADLFGSFLKLVVCLAVAIVLQYGRAYMAARKIDTPEYYLMVLFATLGMFVLISASHFVSIYMGLELMSLSLYGLVASDRDNPRSTEAGMKYFVLGALASGLLLYGMSMLYGATGSLELHEIAQRIYDRSANDVVVAFGLVFVMVGVAFKLGVVPFHMWVPDVYHGAPTAVTLLVSSAPKIAAFAMAFRILVLGLFDLAEQWQQMLMLLAVASIVLGNLAAVAQTNIKRMLAYSGISHMGFMLLGLLAGVVKGEGGTYAINAYSSAMFYTVAYVLMTLASFGMVILLSRAGFEAENVDDFKGLNQRSPWFAGMMLIVMFSMAGIPFFVGFFAKLSVLQAVVAAGNVSGLSIYYWLAGVAVVMSAIGAFYYLRVVKVMYFDDALDNSPIEASIGTRSVLSANALLLAVIGLLPNSLMQICAFTLLH; this is encoded by the coding sequence ATGGAATTCGTGTTGCCGGACTTCCGGCTTGCAACGCCAGAGATATTCATTGCCTGCGCGGCGCTGTTTGTCTTGATGGTCACTTCCTTTAAGAAACAAGGAGCCCGGACGGCGGCTTTTTGGTTGTGCGAGATCACCTTGCTTGGTGCGTTCGTGCTCATCTTAGGTTCAGGTGATGTGCAACGTTCGCTGACCTTTGGTGGAATGTACATCGCTGACCTGTTTGGAAGTTTTTTGAAGCTTGTGGTCTGCTTGGCGGTTGCGATAGTGCTCCAGTACGGACGTGCATACATGGCCGCGCGGAAGATTGATACGCCCGAGTATTACCTTATGGTGTTGTTCGCCACGTTGGGTATGTTCGTGCTTATTTCAGCTAGCCATTTTGTCAGTATCTATATGGGTCTGGAGCTCATGTCCTTGTCGCTCTATGGGTTGGTGGCAAGTGATCGCGACAATCCACGCTCGACGGAAGCGGGGATGAAGTATTTTGTCCTTGGGGCATTGGCAAGTGGGCTTTTGCTGTACGGGATGTCGATGCTGTATGGCGCTACGGGTTCGCTTGAGCTTCATGAGATCGCGCAGCGCATCTATGATCGGTCAGCCAACGACGTGGTTGTGGCATTTGGTCTTGTCTTTGTGATGGTAGGGGTTGCCTTCAAGCTTGGGGTGGTTCCGTTTCACATGTGGGTGCCCGATGTGTATCACGGTGCGCCGACTGCAGTCACGCTGTTGGTCTCGTCCGCACCAAAGATCGCCGCGTTTGCGATGGCCTTCCGCATTTTGGTTCTCGGGTTGTTTGATCTTGCGGAACAATGGCAACAGATGCTGATGCTTTTGGCGGTCGCGTCGATTGTTTTGGGTAATTTGGCGGCGGTCGCCCAGACAAACATCAAACGGATGCTTGCTTATTCGGGCATCTCACATATGGGTTTCATGCTGCTCGGTTTGCTTGCCGGTGTTGTAAAGGGCGAGGGCGGTACGTATGCGATAAACGCATATAGCTCCGCAATGTTCTACACGGTTGCATACGTCTTGATGACGCTTGCCTCGTTTGGAATGGTGATTCTCCTTTCCAGGGCTGGCTTTGAGGCAGAGAACGTTGATGATTTCAAGGGTTTGAATCAACGCAGCCCTTGGTTTGCCGGGATGATGCTGATCGTGATGTTCTCGATGGCAGGCATACCGTTTTTCGTTGGCTTCTTTGCGAAACTATCCGTTCTCCAAGCCGTCGTCGCTGCAGGTAACGTTTCTGGGCTCTCGATCTATTATTGGCTGGCCGGAGTCGCGGTTGTTATGTCGGCGATAGGCGCGTTCTACTATCTTCGTGTCGTCAAAGTCATGTATTTTGATGATGCGCTGGATAATTCGCCGATTGAAGCTTCTATCGGAACCCGTTCGGTCCTTTCGGCCAATGCGCTCTTGCTGGCTGTGATAGGTCTGCTTCCGAACTCGCTTATGCAGATCTGCGCATTTACTCTGCTTCATTAA
- the queD gene encoding 6-carboxytetrahydropterin synthase QueD yields the protein MKITRRLEFDAGHRIPNHGSQCRNLHGHRYVLEVTLAGRRVTMHHAEDEGMVLDFSALKAIANRELVDHWDHAFLVHAEDTAVRDFLASLPNHKTVVLPLVPTVENLAQLAFETLEPHFAQAYGKRLSLHKVRLYETPNCWADFATPQRASPLDESA from the coding sequence ATGAAAATAACGCGTCGCCTCGAATTCGACGCAGGCCACCGAATCCCGAATCATGGAAGCCAGTGCCGCAACTTGCACGGCCACCGTTATGTACTCGAGGTCACCTTGGCGGGACGTCGGGTAACGATGCACCACGCAGAGGATGAAGGGATGGTCCTCGATTTCTCGGCGCTGAAAGCAATCGCAAACCGGGAACTTGTCGATCACTGGGACCATGCCTTCTTGGTCCACGCCGAGGACACCGCAGTAAGGGACTTTCTCGCCTCGCTACCAAATCACAAGACCGTTGTACTGCCCTTGGTCCCGACAGTGGAAAACCTCGCCCAACTCGCGTTTGAAACACTCGAACCACATTTTGCGCAGGCATATGGGAAGCGGCTCAGCCTACACAAGGTGCGCCTGTACGAAACGCCGAATTGCTGGGCTGACTTCGCTACTCCGCAGCGTGCAAGCCCGCTCGATGAAAGCGCTTGA
- a CDS encoding helix-turn-helix domain-containing protein — MKSNDKVDVREIRRKLGLNQSQFWSKIGVTQSGGSRYESGRNIPRPVQALLRLVHVEQVDIGKIRKDDLEVIEYLKNADPDLLKNLKKEAKAKKKTG; from the coding sequence ATGAAAAGTAACGACAAAGTTGATGTTCGTGAGATCCGCCGGAAACTCGGCCTCAATCAGTCTCAGTTCTGGTCGAAGATCGGTGTCACGCAAAGCGGCGGGTCGCGCTACGAGAGCGGCCGCAACATCCCGCGCCCTGTTCAGGCACTTCTGCGCCTTGTACACGTTGAACAGGTGGATATTGGCAAGATCCGCAAAGACGATCTCGAAGTGATCGAGTATCTGAAGAATGCCGACCCCGATCTTCTTAAGAATCTTAAGAAAGAAGCAAAGGCAAAGAAGAAGACCGGCTGA